TTGGAAAAACGTTTACAAAGCGGTGAGTGCTTGCGGGTTAAGCTGGGTATTGACCCTACTAGTCCCAATATTCATCTGGGGCGGTCTATTCCACTTTTGAAGCTCCGCGATTTTCAAAAACTGGGCCACCAAATAGTTTTGATCATTGGCGATTTTACCGGCACGATTGGCGATACTTCTGATAAGGATAGCGAGCGACCGATGCTGTCCGAAGAAACAGTTCAGGAAAATTTAAAAAATTATATCAAGCAAGCGGCCAAAATTATTGATATTGATCAGGCGGAAATTCATTATAATAGTCGCTGGTTGGGCGAATTGAAGTATAAAGAAATTACCAATCAGGCCAACGCTTTTTCTCTAAATGAGTTTATTTCTCGCGATAATATTCGCCGCCGCCTAGAGGCGGGTAAGCGCATTTCGCTTCGCGAGGTGCTCTATCCACTGATGCAAGGCTATGATTCTGTTGAAGTTAAGGCGGATGTGGAAATTGGCGGCACTGACCAACGTTTTAATGTTCTCTCCGGCCGCCATCTTCAGAAAGCCGCCGGCCAAGAACCGCAAGATATTATCACCAATCCTCTAATTGAAGGTTTGGATGGCCGCAAAATGAGTTCCAGTTTTGGCAATACTGTTAATCTTCTAGATGAGCCTAATGAGATGTTTGGCAAGATTATGTCTTTAAAGGATGAGTTTATTATCAAATATTTTACTCTGCTTACTCGTCTAGATTTAGAAATTATTACCAGTTATGAAAAAGAATTGGCAAGTGGTGCCAACCCTCGCGATTACAAAATGATT
This window of the Candidatus Parcubacteria bacterium genome carries:
- the tyrS gene encoding tyrosine--tRNA ligase (Derived by automated computational analysis using gene prediction method: Protein Homology. GO_component: GO:0005737 - cytoplasm [Evidence IEA]; GO_function: GO:0004831 - tyrosine-tRNA ligase activity [Evidence IEA]; GO_process: GO:0006437 - tyrosyl-tRNA aminoacylation [Evidence IEA]); the protein is MKNIVTEPQLVAEVLNRGVDEIIDKEHLEKRLQSGECLRVKLGIDPTSPNIHLGRSIPLLKLRDFQKLGHQIVLIIGDFTGTIGDTSDKDSERPMLSEETVQENLKNYIKQAAKIIDIDQAEIHYNSRWLGELKYKEITNQANAFSLNEFISRDNIRRRLEAGKRISLREVLYPLMQGYDSVEVKADVEIGGTDQRFNVLSGRHLQKAAGQEPQDIITNPLIEGLDGRKMSSSFGNTVNLLDEPNEMFGKIMSLKDEFIIKYFTLLTRLDLEIITSYEKELASGANPRDYKMILAAELVKMYHSEAEAAAATEYFVNTFSKKEIPSAEIDEFSPQDYSLGAVLLASGLASSKSEIRRLLEQGGIKVDSQVVSDINFELKVGNILQRGKIKFIKIV